Proteins from one Lachnospiraceae bacterium KGMB03038 genomic window:
- a CDS encoding lantibiotic immunity ABC transporter MutG family permease subunit, with protein MKEVSRKEGGFPMGTFIRSMRAELLKMRHTFLLPFYGMVPLVGSVIFLAYYRLAEWSEPSRISGFAEMIGIALPLLVSIVCAGNVGLEEGNHFQVFLGNSMKKWKNLAIKFLALSGLGTLAVAGGVALFGLGSYFLFGKGEIPAALYLKLAAVLALGSIPLYLEHLFLNLQFSKTVSQCVGVGQFLLSALFLTGLGEERWMFFPCTWSARGGMLVLNCAFRPEAGRIYIEEAKRAGMICLLLLLLICVIIGIWFHYYEGRQCND; from the coding sequence ATGAAAGAAGTTTCTCGAAAGGAGGGCGGCTTTCCAATGGGGACCTTCATCCGCAGTATGAGGGCGGAGCTATTGAAGATGCGGCACACTTTTTTACTCCCCTTTTACGGAATGGTTCCCCTGGTGGGGAGTGTGATATTCTTGGCTTATTATAGGCTGGCAGAATGGAGTGAACCAAGCCGGATCAGCGGGTTTGCGGAGATGATCGGCATTGCGCTGCCCCTCCTGGTCAGTATTGTGTGTGCCGGGAATGTAGGATTGGAGGAAGGAAATCATTTTCAGGTTTTCTTGGGAAATTCTATGAAGAAGTGGAAGAACCTGGCAATAAAGTTTCTGGCCCTTTCTGGATTGGGGACTCTGGCAGTTGCCGGTGGAGTGGCATTGTTTGGACTTGGCAGCTATTTCCTGTTTGGAAAAGGAGAGATTCCAGCAGCTTTGTATCTGAAGCTGGCGGCGGTCTTGGCTCTGGGAAGTATTCCCTTATATTTGGAACATCTGTTTTTGAATCTTCAGTTTTCCAAAACGGTATCCCAGTGTGTGGGAGTAGGGCAGTTTCTATTATCTGCGCTGTTTTTGACCGGACTGGGAGAAGAAAGATGGATGTTTTTTCCATGTACATGGAGCGCCAGAGGGGGCATGTTGGTGTTAAACTGTGCATTTCGGCCAGAGGCGGGAAGAATTTACATAGAAGAAGCAAAAAGAGCGGGGATGATCTGCCTGTTGCTCTTGCTGCTGATCTGTGTGATAATCGGAATATGGTTTCATTATTATGAAGGAAGGCAGTGTAATGATTGA
- a CDS encoding HAMP domain-containing histidine kinase yields MEIKRIKKRKQKTLAGLFLKFAVLFCVTTILIAVGCTAALIGSVYTGAALPANYAETQLTEHTRDIKGAGESVEEWIPQGCTYGIYSPSGEWKSGSFTEDEREEAWRQYQEESIYAPSGAYYRFIEQESGDVCIVQYGLYVRYAWEPLNGRLPSPEAMSLVLTAALFILNAVLLSRHFAKRLNQRLGDLRKITDKIGDHDLEFETKPSDIKEIDGVMTSLSQMKDALKTSLETQWEMEQQKQEQLTALAHDIKTPLTVIQGNAELLAEDQLSPESKECADYILANVRDIEQYLEDMKQVLYGNGKEYRAEKISCAELGEELRRAAEQIAAADKIPVHYEAEELQGDLICCPECLLRAWKNILSNAGEYTDKSRGIRVRLGQCEREGKEYMTVAVQDNGPGFSPKDLEYADQEFYSGDDSRHNRKHQGLGLAIAKRFLEEQGGFLEFGNYENGAEVVMGIMLNVISIS; encoded by the coding sequence ATGGAAATAAAGAGAATCAAAAAAAGAAAACAAAAAACCTTGGCAGGGCTGTTCCTGAAATTTGCTGTTTTATTCTGTGTGACGACAATTCTGATCGCTGTGGGCTGTACCGCCGCGCTGATCGGCAGTGTATATACCGGAGCCGCGCTGCCGGCCAATTACGCGGAAACACAGTTGACGGAACATACGCGGGACATTAAAGGGGCGGGGGAATCGGTGGAAGAATGGATTCCCCAGGGCTGTACTTACGGCATCTACAGCCCCAGTGGAGAGTGGAAATCCGGAAGCTTTACGGAGGATGAGAGGGAAGAAGCCTGGAGGCAATATCAAGAAGAAAGTATCTACGCGCCATCGGGAGCTTATTACCGTTTTATCGAGCAGGAAAGCGGAGATGTCTGTATTGTCCAATATGGTCTGTATGTCAGATATGCCTGGGAACCGCTGAACGGCAGATTACCGTCTCCAGAGGCTATGTCTCTGGTACTGACTGCCGCTTTATTTATCCTGAACGCGGTTCTTCTTTCCAGGCATTTTGCCAAGAGACTGAACCAAAGACTGGGAGATCTTCGCAAGATTACCGATAAGATCGGGGATCATGATCTGGAATTTGAGACAAAACCATCCGATATCAAAGAGATCGATGGGGTCATGACGTCCCTCTCCCAAATGAAAGACGCTCTGAAAACCTCTTTGGAAACACAGTGGGAAATGGAACAGCAGAAACAGGAACAACTGACTGCACTGGCCCATGACATCAAAACGCCCCTTACGGTCATCCAGGGGAATGCGGAGCTTCTGGCAGAGGATCAGCTTTCACCGGAAAGTAAAGAGTGCGCGGATTATATTCTGGCCAATGTAAGAGACATTGAGCAATACTTGGAAGATATGAAACAGGTGCTGTATGGAAATGGGAAAGAGTATCGGGCGGAAAAGATTTCCTGCGCAGAACTGGGGGAGGAACTGCGCAGGGCGGCGGAGCAGATCGCCGCGGCAGATAAAATCCCGGTGCATTATGAGGCGGAAGAGTTACAGGGAGATCTTATCTGCTGTCCGGAATGTCTCTTAAGGGCCTGGAAGAATATCTTGAGCAACGCAGGGGAATACACAGATAAAAGCCGGGGGATCCGGGTACGGCTGGGACAGTGCGAGCGGGAAGGAAAAGAATATATGACCGTCGCTGTCCAGGACAATGGACCTGGATTTTCCCCAAAGGATCTGGAATACGCGGATCAGGAATTCTACAGCGGAGACGACAGCCGCCATAACAGGAAGCACCAGGGACTGGGACTTGCCATCGCGAAACGGTTTCTGGAAGAACAGGGCGGATTCCTGGAATTTGGCAATTATGAGAATGGGGCGGAAGTTGTTATGGGGATTATGTTAAACGTCATATCTATAAGTTGA
- a CDS encoding nucleotidyltransferase domain-containing protein — protein MEKQIRGKLREIEETENVRILLAVESGSRAWGFASPDSDYDVRFIYVRPKNDYLRLETIRDVIELPIDDVLDINGWDLQKTLRLLYKSNPTLFEWFSSPIVYAQTEFADKFRKIMNEYFSTKRGIYHYINMAAGNYREYLKRDMVKAKKYFYVLRPVLACRWIMEKGTPPPMLFSELMDAELPKELAREVEKLLDLKVHSPEIKEIPRINKINEYLDVSLFEIQEKAQTMEEAKTIEWTALNELFLEEIL, from the coding sequence ATGGAGAAACAGATCCGCGGTAAACTCCGGGAGATTGAAGAGACAGAAAATGTCAGGATCCTTCTTGCAGTGGAGTCGGGCAGCCGTGCCTGGGGCTTCGCTTCCCCTGACAGTGATTATGATGTCAGATTTATTTATGTTCGCCCGAAGAACGATTATCTTCGTCTGGAGACGATCAGAGATGTGATAGAACTGCCAATAGATGATGTTCTCGATATAAACGGCTGGGATCTGCAGAAGACGTTGAGGCTCTTGTATAAATCCAACCCAACGCTGTTTGAATGGTTTTCCTCCCCGATCGTATATGCACAGACGGAATTCGCGGATAAGTTCAGAAAAATTATGAATGAGTATTTTTCGACAAAGCGGGGGATCTATCACTACATCAATATGGCGGCCGGAAACTACCGGGAATATTTAAAGCGTGATATGGTAAAGGCAAAAAAATATTTTTATGTACTCAGGCCTGTCCTTGCCTGCCGCTGGATCATGGAGAAAGGTACGCCGCCTCCTATGCTATTTTCAGAACTAATGGACGCTGAATTGCCGAAGGAACTGGCGCGTGAAGTAGAAAAACTTCTTGATCTAAAAGTACATTCTCCTGAGATAAAGGAAATCCCACGGATAAACAAGATCAATGAATATCTGGACGTATCACTTTTCGAAATACAAGAAAAAGCGCAGACAATGGAAGAGGCAAAAACCATAGAGTGGACAGCGTTAAACGAATTATTTTTAGAAGAGATTTTATAA
- a CDS encoding SAM-dependent DNA methyltransferase: MITGELKNKIDSLWEIFWTGGLTNPLDVIEQMTYLMFMKDLDDMDNLRARESAMLGLPYESIFAEEVTIGERTIAGNQLKWSVFHDFPAQKMYTTVQEWVFPFIKELHGNKESAYAKYMGDAIFKIPTPLILDKVVTAMDAIYDQMAQMKEADTRGDVYEYLLSKLATAGVNGQFRTPRHIIRMMVELMKPKADDMICDPACGTSGFLVAAGEYLKENCKEEVFFDQKNKEHYMNHMFHGYDMDRTMLRIGAMNMMTHGIENPYIEYRDSLSDQNPDQEKYSLILANPPFKGSLDYDTVSPDLLKVCKTKKTELLFLALFIRMLKVGGRCACIVPDGVLFGSSKAHKAIRQELVEGNCLEAVISMPSGVFKPYAGVSTAILVFTKTGHGGTDKVWFYDMQADGFSLDDKRTAVKENDIPDIIQRYRNLEQELDRKRTEQSFFVEKREIAENDYDLSINKYKEIEYVPVEYPPTEEILEDLRSLETEIAKNLEELEEMLKRDNKV, from the coding sequence ATGATCACAGGTGAATTGAAAAACAAAATTGACAGTTTGTGGGAAATTTTTTGGACAGGCGGGCTTACGAATCCTTTAGATGTTATTGAGCAGATGACATATTTGATGTTTATGAAGGATTTGGATGACATGGATAATCTTCGGGCAAGAGAAAGCGCAATGCTTGGTCTTCCCTATGAAAGTATCTTTGCCGAGGAAGTGACGATTGGAGAGCGTACAATTGCAGGGAATCAATTAAAATGGAGTGTTTTTCATGATTTCCCTGCTCAAAAAATGTATACGACAGTGCAGGAATGGGTGTTCCCATTTATCAAAGAGCTGCATGGAAATAAGGAAAGCGCTTATGCCAAATATATGGGGGACGCGATTTTTAAAATCCCCACACCATTGATCTTGGATAAGGTAGTCACTGCTATGGATGCAATCTATGATCAGATGGCACAGATGAAAGAAGCGGATACGCGAGGGGATGTTTATGAATATTTGTTGTCAAAGCTTGCGACAGCAGGTGTAAATGGACAGTTTCGGACCCCTAGACATATCATTCGTATGATGGTGGAATTGATGAAGCCAAAAGCAGATGATATGATCTGCGATCCAGCTTGCGGGACGTCCGGTTTCTTGGTTGCGGCGGGAGAATACCTGAAGGAAAACTGTAAAGAAGAAGTCTTTTTCGACCAGAAGAATAAGGAACATTATATGAATCATATGTTCCATGGTTATGATATGGATCGAACGATGCTCAGAATAGGAGCAATGAATATGATGACTCACGGCATTGAAAATCCATATATTGAATATCGGGACAGTCTTTCCGACCAGAATCCAGATCAGGAGAAATACAGCTTGATCCTGGCCAATCCTCCATTTAAGGGAAGCTTGGATTATGATACAGTGTCTCCAGATTTATTGAAGGTGTGTAAGACAAAGAAAACAGAGCTTTTATTTTTGGCTTTATTCATAAGAATGCTGAAAGTTGGAGGAAGATGTGCCTGCATTGTACCAGATGGTGTGTTGTTTGGGTCTTCTAAAGCCCACAAAGCAATCCGACAGGAATTGGTAGAGGGGAATTGTCTAGAAGCAGTCATCTCTATGCCTTCTGGCGTGTTTAAGCCATACGCCGGAGTCTCGACAGCAATTTTAGTTTTTACAAAGACGGGACATGGAGGTACAGATAAAGTCTGGTTTTATGATATGCAAGCAGACGGTTTCAGCCTGGATGATAAGCGGACTGCTGTGAAAGAAAATGATATCCCGGACATTATCCAGCGATATCGTAATCTGGAACAGGAGCTGGACAGGAAACGAACAGAGCAGTCTTTTTTTGTGGAAAAACGAGAGATTGCTGAGAATGACTATGATCTTTCGATCAATAAGTATAAAGAGATTGAGTATGTACCAGTGGAGTATCCGCCGACAGAGGAGATCTTGGAAGATTTGCGCAGTCTGGAAACAGAGATTGCAAAAAATCTAGAGGAATTGGAAGAGATGTTAAAGCGGGATAATAAAGTGTAA
- a CDS encoding response regulator transcription factor yields the protein MIEILVIDDDRGILEVMRKALSRENYRVTALDDPLKVNEKDLARYQLILLDVMMPGIDGFELCRKIRDRVDCPILFLTAKNEEKDVMEGLGIGGDDYITKPFGIGELRARVAAHIRRENREKKHAISIGEVRFLMQERKVCCQEQEIGFTKAEYDICEYLALNRNQVFSKERILEHVFGFDGESSSSAITEHIKNIRAKFQKFGINPIETVWGIGYRWK from the coding sequence ATGATTGAGATATTAGTGATCGATGATGACAGGGGAATCTTGGAGGTGATGCGAAAAGCGCTCTCAAGAGAAAATTATAGGGTGACCGCCTTAGACGATCCGCTTAAAGTAAACGAGAAAGATCTGGCAAGGTATCAGTTGATCCTTCTGGATGTGATGATGCCGGGCATAGATGGATTTGAATTATGCCGGAAGATCAGGGACCGGGTGGATTGTCCGATTCTTTTTCTGACCGCGAAGAATGAGGAAAAAGATGTGATGGAGGGACTGGGCATCGGGGGAGACGACTATATTACCAAGCCTTTTGGGATAGGAGAACTAAGAGCCAGAGTTGCCGCCCATATCCGGCGGGAAAATCGGGAGAAAAAGCACGCCATATCCATCGGTGAAGTACGCTTTCTCATGCAGGAGCGGAAAGTCTGCTGTCAGGAGCAGGAAATTGGATTTACAAAGGCTGAGTATGACATTTGCGAATATCTGGCTTTGAACCGGAATCAGGTGTTTTCCAAGGAACGCATCTTGGAGCATGTGTTTGGATTTGACGGAGAAAGCAGCAGTTCGGCGATCACAGAGCATATCAAAAATATCAGGGCAAAATTCCAGAAATTTGGGATCAATCCTATAGAGACAGTGTGGGGGATCGGATACCGATGGAAATAA
- a CDS encoding WYL domain-containing protein, translating into MIFSELYSTYYHTVAAVLAEAVSHPLSNDELKTIVESQAFGESILSIPSALKEERWKLLKPDGTTPIKRKPDMPLTTLQKRWLKSIAQDSRLRLFGEFDLDFPDVEPLFLPEDILVFDRYNDGDAYEDETYIANFRIILNAVRKKYPLYIETKNRRGEVLGRTIFPESLEYSEKDDKFRLIGAGDRRGNTINLGRIVNCRPSEKISKSCGGQRGTRRQRSVVFELKDRRNALERALLHFAHFRKQAEKIADDRYQITVYYDKEDETEIVIRVLSFGPLIRVTAPQHFIGLIKQRLMDQKSCGQ; encoded by the coding sequence ATGATTTTCAGTGAATTATACAGCACATACTATCATACAGTCGCGGCTGTGCTGGCAGAGGCCGTCAGCCATCCGCTAAGTAACGATGAGTTGAAAACGATCGTGGAATCTCAGGCCTTTGGAGAGAGCATTTTAAGCATTCCTTCAGCGCTCAAAGAAGAAAGGTGGAAGCTTCTAAAGCCAGACGGAACCACTCCTATCAAGAGGAAACCGGATATGCCGTTGACAACGCTTCAAAAAAGATGGCTGAAATCAATTGCCCAGGATTCCCGCCTCCGTCTGTTTGGAGAATTTGATCTAGATTTTCCAGACGTTGAACCGCTTTTTCTTCCTGAGGATATCTTGGTTTTTGACAGATATAATGACGGCGATGCTTATGAAGATGAGACTTACATAGCGAATTTTCGAATAATTCTCAACGCGGTCAGAAAGAAATATCCATTGTATATAGAAACAAAAAACCGGAGAGGGGAGGTCTTGGGCAGGACTATTTTTCCTGAAAGTCTGGAATATTCGGAGAAAGATGATAAATTCCGTCTGATCGGCGCTGGAGACCGTCGTGGAAACACGATCAATCTGGGAAGAATCGTGAACTGCAGACCTTCGGAAAAGATCTCTAAAAGCTGCGGCGGACAGCGGGGCACACGCAGACAACGCAGCGTTGTATTTGAGCTGAAGGATCGGAGGAATGCCCTGGAACGGGCGCTCCTGCATTTTGCTCACTTTCGGAAGCAGGCTGAGAAGATCGCGGACGACAGATATCAGATCACGGTATATTACGACAAGGAAGATGAAACAGAGATTGTGATCAGGGTGCTGTCGTTTGGACCGTTGATTCGGGTAACGGCGCCTCAGCATTTTATAGGATTGATAAAACAAAGATTGATGGATCAGAAAAGCTGCGGGCAGTAA
- a CDS encoding RtcB family protein, which translates to MFEIKGKVNTAVCYAKIVEEGAVEQIRRMCDYELTEGSQIRIMPDVHAGKGCTIGTTMTVKDKVCPNIVGVDIGCGMYTIKLAEQLLDFERIDEACHFIPSGMNVWEGRTERFDLSGLRCYRSLNDTKRLERSLGTLGGGNHFIEVDQASDGSYYLVIHSGSRNLGKQVAEIYQQLAIDLHTGKEKYFLRREEIIRTYKAQGRSMEIQNALKALEKEYTVKKPEVPSDLCWLYGSLLDDYLHDVDICQRFARRNRERMAEIILEKTGMSAVESFHTIHNYIDTKEMILRKGAIAAHAGEKVLIPINMRDGSVLARGKGNPEWNYSAPHGAGRVMSRTMAKRSLNLEDYKASMEGIYTTSVNENTIDEAPMVYKSLEDIIDVINESVDVTDIIRPVYNFKAAEDDLPWMKRKEGKHGETDPR; encoded by the coding sequence ATGTTTGAGATAAAAGGGAAAGTAAATACCGCTGTCTGCTATGCGAAGATTGTTGAGGAAGGCGCAGTTGAGCAGATCCGCAGAATGTGCGACTATGAGCTGACAGAAGGCAGCCAGATCAGGATCATGCCCGATGTACATGCCGGCAAAGGCTGCACAATCGGGACCACGATGACCGTGAAGGATAAAGTCTGCCCCAATATTGTGGGCGTTGATATTGGATGTGGAATGTATACGATAAAGTTGGCAGAACAGTTACTTGATTTCGAACGCATCGATGAGGCTTGTCATTTTATACCATCTGGTATGAATGTATGGGAGGGCAGGACAGAAAGATTTGATCTGTCTGGTCTGCGCTGCTATCGTTCTTTAAACGATACAAAGAGGCTGGAGCGTTCGCTTGGAACGCTGGGAGGCGGGAATCATTTTATTGAGGTGGATCAGGCTTCTGACGGATCTTATTATCTTGTGATCCATTCTGGCAGCCGGAATCTTGGAAAACAGGTGGCGGAAATATATCAGCAGCTTGCGATTGACCTTCATACTGGCAAAGAGAAGTATTTTCTCAGAAGAGAGGAGATTATCCGTACTTACAAGGCACAAGGAAGAAGTATGGAAATCCAGAATGCGCTGAAAGCTCTTGAAAAAGAATATACCGTAAAAAAGCCGGAAGTTCCCAGCGATCTCTGCTGGCTGTACGGTTCTCTTCTGGATGATTATCTCCATGACGTTGATATCTGCCAGCGTTTTGCCCGCAGAAACAGAGAAAGAATGGCAGAAATCATTTTGGAGAAAACAGGCATGAGTGCTGTGGAATCCTTCCATACGATCCATAATTACATTGATACGAAGGAAATGATCCTAAGAAAAGGGGCGATTGCGGCACACGCCGGTGAAAAAGTGCTGATTCCGATCAATATGCGCGATGGTTCTGTACTTGCCAGAGGAAAAGGGAATCCCGAGTGGAATTATTCTGCTCCCCATGGGGCGGGGAGGGTCATGTCCAGGACTATGGCAAAGCGTTCCCTGAACCTGGAGGATTATAAGGCGTCTATGGAAGGGATCTATACAACCTCTGTCAATGAAAATACCATCGATGAGGCGCCTATGGTTTATAAGTCTTTAGAGGATATTATCGATGTAATAAATGAGTCGGTTGATGTGACGGATATTATCAGACCGGTATACAATTTTAAGGCGGCGGAGGATGATTTGCCGTGGATGAAGAGAAAGGAGGGCAAACATGGAGAAACAGATCCGCGGTAA
- a CDS encoding WYL domain-containing protein, producing MAYSELVKNFNSIRDYMREFYVYGFKSREEYTRKSARSYDNERRRFESWLGDYMQFRKRTDGKRVFISIDTRVSRHNPLYKAWKTKSFTDGDITLYFIIFDILSDPEVRMTVKELTERIDGYLSQFHGSRMFDESTVRKKLKEYVSEGIMIAEKKGKTIVYRRAQTGCELNQDVLDFFSEVAPCGVIGSFLLDKIQERESHLSFKHHYITGALDSEVLCAVFEAMREKRSIILENVNHYKERITENRVVPLRIMISVQNGRQYLMAYSHRFKRIMPFRTDNIISVKPDEIRGHFDELQTKLDQMLPHIWGVSTQSRSGKPMEHVEFTVRYEDGERHIPKRLEREKRIGTVEHLDEHTSRFAADVYDASEMIPWIRTFICRIVSLSISNKELEDQFWADIRSMYVLYGLESGERNDFQ from the coding sequence ATGGCCTACAGTGAGTTGGTAAAAAACTTTAATTCTATTCGCGATTACATGCGGGAGTTTTATGTCTATGGATTTAAGAGCAGAGAGGAATATACCAGGAAAAGCGCCCGTTCCTATGATAATGAACGCCGCCGTTTTGAAAGCTGGCTGGGTGACTATATGCAGTTCCGCAAGAGGACAGATGGAAAACGTGTTTTCATTTCTATAGATACTCGTGTATCAAGGCATAATCCTTTGTACAAAGCCTGGAAGACCAAGAGCTTTACAGATGGCGATATTACTCTTTATTTTATTATTTTTGATATTCTTTCTGATCCTGAGGTGAGGATGACAGTAAAGGAGCTGACTGAGCGTATAGATGGATACCTTTCTCAATTTCATGGTTCCAGAATGTTTGATGAGTCTACAGTAAGGAAAAAGCTAAAAGAATATGTTTCAGAAGGAATCATGATAGCAGAGAAAAAGGGAAAAACCATAGTCTATAGACGGGCACAGACGGGCTGTGAACTGAATCAAGATGTGCTCGACTTTTTTTCTGAAGTGGCGCCTTGTGGCGTTATAGGCTCATTTCTGCTTGATAAGATTCAGGAAAGAGAGTCTCATCTGTCATTTAAGCATCACTATATCACCGGGGCTCTGGACAGTGAAGTCCTTTGTGCTGTTTTTGAGGCCATGAGAGAAAAAAGAAGTATCATTCTTGAGAATGTGAATCACTATAAGGAGCGAATCACAGAAAACCGCGTGGTTCCTCTTCGAATTATGATCAGTGTGCAAAACGGCAGACAGTACCTGATGGCGTATTCTCATCGCTTTAAGCGGATAATGCCTTTCAGGACTGACAATATCATTTCCGTGAAGCCAGATGAGATCCGCGGACATTTTGATGAACTGCAGACAAAGCTGGATCAGATGCTTCCCCACATATGGGGCGTCAGCACACAAAGCCGGTCTGGGAAACCCATGGAACATGTCGAATTCACAGTACGATATGAAGACGGAGAGCGGCATATTCCAAAACGTTTAGAGCGGGAGAAACGAATCGGCACAGTTGAACACCTGGACGAACATACCAGCCGGTTTGCGGCAGATGTATATGATGCAAGCGAAATGATCCCTTGGATCCGTACGTTTATCTGCAGGATCGTCAGCCTCAGCATATCGAATAAGGAACTGGAAGACCAGTTTTGGGCGGACATCCGGTCGATGTATGTCCTTTACGGTTTGGAAAGCGGTGAAAGAAATGATTTTCAGTGA